From Desulfurobacteriaceae bacterium, one genomic window encodes:
- a CDS encoding ankyrin repeat domain-containing protein, which translates to MERRKQGRLFPTIKRIDQEHNLRRVKKEVERKRKVQNSELTELLKFVEKKLSLDVEKTKKDKEEINELFKKLGKFENIDEDPICNFLKGRFLTLKGEFEKACECYWKAVKNGKGQIGKKVELAIKEGLLVSTQLKKRKETKVSNTKGYFEKFYKEAVFHNLFEGVPSNVILNKFSRKFSSYFKNSFPKMEKETEKSLLELFNLEEEFKPDYRHPNRIIKKFSEPVSQLALFAGLGKHKVVKRLLEKGADPNWIRETDNYTPLIAALKGHTENREKGFWIKVLKKGIEMRGKDNLSISEVLIQILENKNKLTKDHLKIAKELIPKMSKKAINAKLRKEKETALSLAIGKGLVEIVKLLIDHEANVDDKIHDNEISPLAYSIQVIAFIKEKKRLLELLDSEENLLYFFQEKRLKSSFTRGLDSLNLPFIFDSEKNKIFRFIIRVLLKSKKVQKFLKEVLKVTFENSELYLHNNLENAYEIFDLLLKRTQNVDQPSKSRTTPLILAVWIGDEKLIKKLLEKRANPKHKDQYGKSAYDYACESGNKKIIKLLENYMPLLSHPSSKL; encoded by the coding sequence TTGGAAAGGAGAAAGCAAGGCAGATTATTTCCTACTATAAAGAGAATAGATCAAGAACACAACCTTAGAAGAGTGAAAAAAGAGGTAGAGAGAAAGAGGAAAGTTCAAAATTCAGAATTGACGGAGCTATTGAAGTTCGTAGAAAAGAAACTCTCTTTGGATGTAGAGAAGACTAAAAAGGACAAAGAAGAAATTAATGAACTTTTTAAAAAGTTGGGGAAATTTGAAAACATTGATGAAGACCCTATCTGTAACTTTCTAAAAGGAAGATTTCTAACTCTAAAGGGAGAGTTTGAGAAAGCATGCGAATGCTACTGGAAAGCAGTGAAGAACGGGAAAGGACAGATAGGCAAAAAAGTGGAACTTGCAATTAAGGAAGGACTTTTAGTTTCTACTCAGCTTAAAAAAAGGAAGGAAACAAAGGTATCGAATACTAAAGGATATTTTGAAAAGTTTTATAAAGAAGCAGTATTTCACAACCTTTTTGAAGGTGTTCCAAGCAATGTCATTTTGAATAAGTTTAGTAGGAAGTTTTCTTCTTACTTTAAAAATTCTTTTCCAAAGATGGAAAAAGAGACGGAAAAAAGTCTTTTAGAGCTTTTTAATTTGGAAGAAGAATTTAAACCTGACTACAGACATCCTAACAGGATTATAAAAAAGTTTTCTGAGCCTGTTAGTCAGCTTGCTTTATTTGCAGGTTTAGGTAAGCATAAAGTTGTAAAGAGACTCTTAGAAAAGGGAGCAGATCCAAACTGGATAAGAGAAACCGACAACTATACTCCGTTAATTGCAGCACTTAAAGGTCATACTGAGAACCGTGAAAAAGGCTTCTGGATAAAAGTTTTAAAAAAGGGAATAGAAATGCGCGGGAAGGATAATCTTAGTATATCTGAAGTGCTAATTCAGATATTGGAAAACAAAAATAAATTAACCAAAGATCACCTAAAGATTGCAAAGGAATTAATTCCAAAAATGTCAAAAAAGGCAATAAACGCGAAATTGAGAAAAGAGAAGGAAACTGCATTATCTCTTGCAATTGGAAAAGGATTGGTTGAAATAGTGAAGTTGCTTATAGACCATGAAGCAAATGTAGATGACAAAATTCACGATAATGAAATATCTCCTCTTGCGTATAGCATTCAAGTAATAGCATTTATAAAAGAGAAGAAGAGATTACTTGAACTTTTAGATAGCGAAGAGAACCTACTTTACTTTTTCCAAGAGAAAAGACTTAAGAGTTCTTTTACAAGAGGTTTAGATAGTTTAAATCTTCCTTTCATATTTGATTCTGAGAAGAATAAAATTTTTAGATTTATTATTCGGGTTTTACTTAAGTCGAAAAAAGTTCAAAAATTTTTAAAAGAGGTTTTAAAAGTAACTTTCGAAAATTCGGAACTTTACTTACACAATAATCTGGAAAATGCCTACGAAATATTTGATTTACTCTTAAAACGTACCCAAAATGTTGACCAACCAAGTAAATCAAGGACAACTCCACTGATATTAGCAGTATGGATAGGAGATGAAAAGCTGATAAAGAAATTGCTTGAAAAACGAGCAAATCCGAAACATAAAGATCAATACGGAAAGTCTGCTTACGATTATGCTTGTGAGAGTGGAAACAAGAAAATTATAAAGTTATTGGAAAATTATATGCCGTTATTATCTCATCCTTCTTCCAAGCTCTGA
- the hisE gene encoding phosphoribosyl-ATP diphosphatase: MQDIGKVLESLYKTIEERKKDLPENSYTAKLFKKGENKILQKVGEEAVETILALKSESKERAISETADLLYHLLVALVNRGITLDEVASELGRRMR, translated from the coding sequence ATGCAGGACATAGGAAAAGTTCTAGAAAGTCTTTACAAAACAATAGAAGAAAGAAAAAAAGATCTTCCAGAAAACTCTTACACAGCTAAACTTTTTAAGAAAGGGGAAAATAAAATACTCCAAAAAGTGGGAGAAGAAGCAGTAGAAACGATACTGGCATTAAAGTCCGAAAGCAAAGAGCGAGCAATATCCGAAACTGCAGACCTTTTGTATCATTTGCTTGTAGCACTTGTTAATAGAGGAATTACCTTAGATGAGGTAGCTTCAGAGCTTGGAAGAAGGATGAGATAA
- the hisI gene encoding phosphoribosyl-AMP cyclohydrolase yields the protein MVVDKELLKEINFDKGGGLVPVVVQDVDTKTVLMVAYANKEALERTIETGFAHYYSRSRKKLWKKGETSGNLQKVVNIYLDCDGDTLLYEVKQEGVACHTGEYSCFFRKLAKER from the coding sequence ATGGTTGTAGATAAGGAGCTCTTAAAAGAGATAAACTTTGATAAAGGGGGCGGTCTTGTCCCCGTTGTCGTTCAAGATGTAGATACAAAAACGGTTTTAATGGTTGCTTATGCCAACAAAGAAGCTTTAGAAAGGACTATTGAAACCGGTTTTGCCCACTACTACTCCCGTTCAAGAAAAAAACTTTGGAAAAAAGGAGAAACTTCTGGAAACTTACAAAAGGTAGTAAACATTTACTTGGACTGTGATGGAGATACTCTCCTTTATGAAGTCAAACAAGAAGGAGTAGCTTGCCATACTGGAGAATACAGTTGCTTTTTCAGAAAACTTGCCAAGGAGAGATAA